Genomic segment of Roseofilum casamattae BLCC-M143:
TCTATAGTCTAGATTGGGCCACCTATGGCGAAGAAGATGTCTTCGACCATAAAGCAGCAGAAGGCTTTATCTATATTTGGGGACTGCCGACTCGTTTGTGGTCGGCGCAAAAACGAGGCTAGGAGGCTAATCTGAGGTTAGAAACTGGGTTTGGTGCAACCGATGCGACTCTGGCTTGAGGTAGAGTCACCAAACCCGTTTTCTCAGAGGCTTGCTCGGGTACAACTGATATTAGATCGCGCTCTATCCCTCTTGAGAGTAGAATATTCAGGATAGCGAATAACCAGAACAGTTATAGGGTTTCCCTGTTCCCTAGACATCATTGAGAAGCGAACAAACTACTATGACCATTGCAGAGATTCTAGAGAAAGGAGGGTTAACCATCGGCCCGTTGCTGTTTTTATCGGTGCTTGCCCTAAGTACGATTATCGAACGGCTCTGGTTCTGGTGGACCGTGCTCACTAAGGAAAAAGAACTGATCGAGCAAATTTTGGAAGCGGCGCGGGAAGATTGGAGCACGGCCCCAGAAATTGCTCGGCGAGCCAGCGACCAACCGGTGGGTCGCTTTCTCTATGCTCCGTTGCGCTTGCGCACGCCAGAACCGGAGGTATTTCGCCTGGCTTTAGAAGCCTCTGCTGATGACGAGATTGCGGCAATGCGTCGCGGAGATAAGGTGCTGGAAGCGGTGATTGCTTTGTCGCCAATGCTGGGGTTGTTAGGGACGGTATTGGGACTGATTAATTCCTTAGGGTCGATTAGTATTGGCGAGTTAGCGACGGCTTCAACTCGCGGCGTCACGTTGGGTATTGGTGAAGCGCTGATTAGTACGGCGGTGGGTTTGGTGATTGCGATCGCCGCTGTGGCCTTTTATCGCATTTTTCAAGGATTGATTTTTATGCAAGTGAAGCTCTTCCGGCGCGCGGGAAGCGAGCTAGAGTTGTTGTACCGTCAATATTGGGCGGATGTTGAGGAGCAGTACGCGCCGTCTCAGAAAAAACAACCTGGCGTTGTGAAAGCTGATGGTTCTGATGCACCGTAATGGCTCTGCGATCGAGATGAATGATGCTAAAATTCATCATCTATCCTCATTCTGCTCCGCTCCATTCGCAACGACTTATCCCTCTTCTGTCACTCTCCGAAAATTAGGATAGAATGAAATGAGAGTGTCAAGGGCTGAAAATCAGACAGAGTAATGGATGTAGAGTTACAAATCTTA
This window contains:
- a CDS encoding MotA/TolQ/ExbB proton channel family protein; this translates as MTIAEILEKGGLTIGPLLFLSVLALSTIIERLWFWWTVLTKEKELIEQILEAAREDWSTAPEIARRASDQPVGRFLYAPLRLRTPEPEVFRLALEASADDEIAAMRRGDKVLEAVIALSPMLGLLGTVLGLINSLGSISIGELATASTRGVTLGIGEALISTAVGLVIAIAAVAFYRIFQGLIFMQVKLFRRAGSELELLYRQYWADVEEQYAPSQKKQPGVVKADGSDAP